The Sebastes umbrosus isolate fSebUmb1 chromosome 4, fSebUmb1.pri, whole genome shotgun sequence genome has a window encoding:
- the saal1 gene encoding protein saal1, producing the protein MDCNVDGADDDEVETERSSSPAGLQSPVMDRNPSPPPDTADGHEDGDVDAIGDTVYSKHWLFSTLTRLIQMVTEHSEVDSEGQMQLPDDDEEDLCRVWDMAMDKDVAGFLQEFKATDILLGVIAKSRCPRLTEICVGILGNIACFPDTCLTLSQNEPLGAVLLLLLGDTDPPTLLETSRLLLTCVSQKDVCSLWLQRIRQQTSVRSNLFFIMCSSTNTDLLEKVGELVDKLFDLDEELMKSWITAQPSEEEDDGESRLGVASCLLEAARQLRSESPNGLEVYLHTLQLLTTIDEGIQTFAAPDGPGIGVWDFVCDVVCEDLCQPTDLPVVLQEQKSILVQAFAVLHALYRCQDQWHSRSDASIPLIGTILRVLQFHAEGKDNGTSKEDTEDEQLQTLAEITAEFLADICIQIPKDTVADLVKEGYLTEKTALTAAGSLVQNFKTSFQHLQSVLSEADPQMADMVRKRFPV; encoded by the exons ATGG ACTGTAACGTtgatggtgctgatgatgatgaggtaGAGACTGAGAGATCTTCATCTCCAGCTGGACTACAGTCTCCTGTGATGGACAGGAACCCATCACCTCCTCCAGACACAGCCGATGGACACGAGGACGGAGATGTGGACGCTATCGGAGACACAGTTTACAGCAAACACTGGCTCTTCAGCACCCTGACTCGGCTCATCCAG ATGGTCACAGAGCATTCGGAGGTGGACTCTGAAGGTCAGATGCAGCtccctgatgatgatgaggaagacCTGTGTAGAGTCTGGGATATGGCAATGGATAAG GATGTGGCTGGTTTTCTGCAGGAATTCAAAGCTACAGATATCCTTCTTGGGGTGATAGCCAAATCTCGCTGTCCACGTCTCACA GAAATTTGTGTGGGAATCCTCGGGAACATCGCTTGTTTTCCTGACACTTGTTTGACTCTTAGCCAAAATGAACCCTTAGG TGCTGTGCTGTTGCTTCTGCTAGGAGATACAGATCCTCCGACCCTCCTAGAAACAAGCAG ATTGCTGCTGACCTGCGTCTCTCAGAAAGATGTCTGCTCCCTGTGGCTTCAGCGAATACGTCAGCAGACGTCTGTGCGCTCCAACCTCTTTTTCATCATGTGCAGTTCTACCAACA CTGACCTGCTTGAGAAGGTTGGAGAGCTGGTTGACAAGCTGTTTGACCTTGACGAAGAGCTGATGAAGAGTTGGATCACAGCTCAGCcaagtgaagaggaggatgatggcgaAAGCCGTCTGGGTGTGGCCTCGTGTCTTCTCGAGGCAGCAAGGCAGCTTCG ATCAGAGAGTCCGAATGGCTTAGAGGTTTACCTTCACACCCTCCAGCTCCTCACCACCATAGATGAGGGCATTCAGACTTTTG CTGCCCCTGATGGACCCGGCATAGGAGTGTGGGACTTTGTCTGTGACGTTGTGTGTGAGGACCTCTGCCAGCCAACTGATCTTCCAGTCGTCCTGCAAGAACAGAAGAGCATTTTGGTTCAGGCGTTTGCTGTGCTTCATGCTCTTTATAGATGCCAGGATCAGTGGCACAGCAGAAGTGACGCAA GTATTCCCCTCATTGGAACCATTTTGCGGGTGCTTCAGTTCCACGCCGAGGGCAAAGATAACGGTACGAGCAAAGAAGACACAGAAGATGAACAGCTGCAGACTCTAGCAGAGATCACAGCTGAGTTTCTAGCTGACATCTGCATTCAGATTCCCAAG GACACCGTGGCAGATTTGGTGAAGGAAGGTTACCTTACAGAGAAGACTGCTCTCACAGCTGCCGGCAGTTTAGTTCAAAACTTTAAGACCTCA TTTCAGCACCTGCAGTCCGTGCTGTCAGAGGCTGATCCCCAGATGGCAGACATGGTGAGAAAACGGTTTCCTGTCTGA